A genomic region of Gossypium hirsutum isolate 1008001.06 chromosome D01, Gossypium_hirsutum_v2.1, whole genome shotgun sequence contains the following coding sequences:
- the LOC107933062 gene encoding probable disease resistance protein At5g63020, with protein sequence MGNIFSTSLSLDTIITRCWDCAAGQASYLCNLEDNLHALQAEVAKLKELRGDLMSRVRIAEDEQQHKRLNQVEGWLQRADHVIADADQLSRESPQQVEKLCIGSCCSRHPRSTHKFGKQIARILQEVKHLKENGDFSDVACKPPLPSATKRPSEPTVGLESYVNQVWSSLQKEQVGVIGIYGLGGVGKTTLLNQINNKFHDTTHDYRVIWAVASQDRPIERVQDQIAKRIGLSNEGWKSIEEKDDDIFKVLWKKKFALLLDDIWEWFDLTRAGVPLPTQGNGSKVIFTTRRLDVCCQMQPNMDNNIKVECLPPGEAFELFEEKVGSETLRMHPDICKLAEAVVDECGGLPLALITIGRAMASKKTPPEWEYAIEVLRQSAASVLPGVGKEMYPKLKFSYDCLPDERFRSCFLYCSLYPEDYLIEKDELVHCWIREGLLDEHTNLSNARNQGHFIIGSLIDACLLEKRQNSVSVKMHDVIRDMALWIAGESEKEKFFVKSGVQLKEQPKAKKWEEVTRMSLMDNQIENLTEILECPNLQTLFLRRNRLKVIMDDFFNFMPMLRVLDLSRNMNLEELPVGIAKLVSLEHLNLSRTGIKKLPVELKALARLKYLNLEWTADLEMIPQQLISSFSKLQVLKLEGCGYGCLLVLEEMEHLKYLNVLTLSFRRASELEKALRFNKFFSCAIEQVSLLDFRDSRSLNIMALAKLQHLCTLRLWSCMDLEEVKIERNIIEGAGCFHSLRYVIVDECNHLRDVSWVTFAPHLEELWIAECNGLKEIISEEKLGEVAELKGNLNLFSKLEILILNRLPKLKTIYHHALPFPHLKKVYIIGCPMLKKLPLNSNSAKGHRHIIEGEEGWWKDVEWEDESTKIAFLPTFKPHIL encoded by the coding sequence ATGGGTAATATCTTCTCAACCTCACTTTCACTCGATACCATCATTACCCGTTGCTGGGATTGTGCTGCTGGACAGGCAAGTTATTTATGCAACCTCGAAGATAACCTCCATGCTTTACAAGCTGAAGTAGCAAAACTGAAGGAGCTCAGGGGTGATCTGATGAGCAGGGTCAGAATTGCTGAAGATGAGCAGCAGCATAAGCGGCTAAACCAAGTGGAGGGTTGGCTTCAGAGGGCTGATCATGTGATAGCCGATGCTGATCAACTGAGTCGGGAAAGTCCTCAGCAAGTTGAAAAGTTATGTATAGGAAGTTGTTGTTCCAGGCATCCCAGGTCCACCCACAAGTTCGGGAAGCAAATTGCCAGAATACTCCAAGAGGTGAAACACTTGAAGGAGAATGGAGATTTCAGTGATGTGGCCTGCAAGCCACCACTTCCTTCCGCAACTAAACGACCTTCTGAGCCAACTGTGGGTTTAGAGTCCTATGTCAATCAGGTTTGGAGTAGTCTTCAAAAGGAACAAGTGGGAGTTATTGGCATATATGGCTTAGGAGGGGTTGGCAAGACAACCCTCCTAAACCAAATCAATAACAAATTCCATGATACTACCCATGATTACCGTGTCATTTGGGCAGTTGCATCACAAGATCGGCCAATTGAGAGAGTCCAGGATCAAATTGCCAAAAGAATAGGCCTTTCTAATGAAGGTTGGAAATCTATTGAAGAGAAAGATGATGACATCTTCAAGGTTTTATGGAAAAAGAAGTTTGCATTGTTGTTGGATGATATATGGGAATGGTTTGATCTCACAAGAGCTGGGGTACCTCTTCCAACACAAGGAAATGGCTCTAAAGTCATTTTCACAACTCGTCGTCTTGACGTGTGCTGTCAAATGCAACCGAACATGGATAATAATATCAAAGTGGAATGTTTACCACCAGGAGAAGCTTTCGAACTGTTTGAGGAGAAGGTTGGATCAGAAACCCTTCGAATGCATCCAGATATTTGCAAGTTAGCTGAAGCGGTGGTTGATGAGTGTGGAGGGCTACCTCTCGCTCTCATTACAATTGGGCGAGCCATGGCATCCAAGAAGACCCCTCCAGAATGGGAATATGCTATTGAAGTTTTAAGGCAATCAGCAGCCTCTGTGTTGCCAGGGGTAGGGAAAGAGATGTATCCCAAGTTAAAATTTAGTTATGACTGTTTACCTGATGAAAGGTTCAGATCTTGTTTCTTGTATTGTTCTTTATATCCAGAAGATTATCTCATCGAAAAAGATGAACTAGTACATTGTTGGATCAGGGAAGGACTTTTGGACGAGCATACCAATTTGAGCAATGCCAGAAACCAGGGACATTTCATTATAGGTTCTCTTATTGACGCATGCTTATTGGAGAAACGACAAAATAGTGTTAGTGTAAAAATGCACGATGTGATTCGCGACATGGCTTTGTGGATTGCTGGTGAATCTGAGAAGGAGAAGTTTTTTGTAAAATCAGGTGTTCAGTTAAAGGAACAACCGAAAGCTAAAAAGTGGGAAGAGGTAACAAGAATGTCGCTGATGGATAATCAAATTGAAAATCTAACTGAGATATTGGAATGTCCCAATCTCCAAACTTTGTTTCTTAGGAGGAATCGTTTGAAGGTAATCATGGAtgatttctttaatttcatgCCCATGCTAAGGGTTCTGGACTTGTCTAGAAATATGAATTTGGAAGAACTGCCAGTAGGAATTGCAAAGTTGGTTTCACTAGAACATCTCAATTTGTCACGGACAGGAATAAAAAAGTTGCCAGTCGAATTGAAGGCCCTAGCAAGGCTGAAATATTTGAATCTGGAGTGGACAGCGGATCTAGAAATGATCCCACAACAATTGATATCCAGTTTCTCCAAGTTGCAAGTACTAAAATTGGAGGGATGTGGCTATGGATGTTTATTGGTTTTGGAGGAAATGGagcatttaaaatatttgaatgtgTTGACTCTTTCTTTTAGAAGGGCTTCGGAGTTGGAAAAAGCTTTGAGGTTCAACAAGTTCTTTAGCTGTGCCATTGAACAAGTAAGCCTTCTAGATTTCAGAGATTCAAGATCATTGAATATTATGGCTTTAGCAAAACTGCAGCATCTATGTACTTTAAGGCTTTGGAGTTGTATGGATCTAGAGGAAGTGAAGATCGAACGTAACATAATTGAAGGTGCAGGATGCTTCCATAGCCTTCGATATGTAATCGTAGACGAATGCAATCATTTGAGGGATGTGAGTTGGGTAACTTTTGCTCCACATTTGGAAGAACTATGGATAGCTGAATGCAATGGTTTAAAAGAAATCATCAGTGAAGAAAAACTTGGTGAAGTCGCTGAGCTAAAAGgaaatttaaacttattttctAAGCTCGAAATTTTGATTCTAAATCGTCTGCCGAAACTAAAGACTATATACCACCATGCTCTGCCTTTCCCACATCTGAAGAAAGTATACATTATAGGATGCCCAA